The following proteins come from a genomic window of Pseudomonas sp. Z8(2022):
- the ubiE gene encoding bifunctional demethylmenaquinone methyltransferase/2-methoxy-6-polyprenyl-1,4-benzoquinol methylase UbiE, with translation MSDPRKAHEQEPTTHFGFQDVPESQKAEKVAEVFHSVAAKYDLMNDVLSGGMHRLWKRFTIELSGVRPGNRVLDIAGGTGDLTRKFSSLVGPTGEVVLADINDSMLKVGRDRLLDKGVAGNVSFVQADAEKLPFPDNHFDVVTIAFGLRNVTHKEDALRSMLRVLKPGGRLLVLEFSKPGNPLLAKVYDTYSFSFMPLAGKLITNDADSYRYLAESIRMHPDQETLKAMMVDAGFERVTYHNMTGGIVALHRGIKP, from the coding sequence ATGAGCGATCCACGCAAGGCCCACGAGCAGGAACCCACCACCCACTTCGGTTTCCAGGACGTACCGGAAAGCCAGAAGGCGGAGAAGGTAGCCGAGGTTTTCCACTCGGTGGCAGCCAAGTACGACCTGATGAACGACGTGCTGTCCGGCGGCATGCACCGCCTGTGGAAGCGCTTCACCATCGAGTTGTCAGGCGTGCGCCCGGGCAATCGCGTGCTGGATATCGCCGGCGGCACTGGTGACCTGACACGCAAATTCTCCAGCCTGGTCGGGCCGACCGGCGAGGTGGTGCTGGCCGACATCAACGACTCCATGCTCAAGGTCGGTCGTGACCGTCTGCTGGACAAGGGCGTGGCCGGCAACGTTTCGTTCGTCCAGGCCGACGCCGAAAAGCTGCCCTTCCCGGACAACCACTTCGACGTGGTCACCATCGCCTTCGGCCTGCGCAACGTCACCCACAAGGAAGACGCCCTGCGCTCCATGCTGCGCGTGCTCAAGCCGGGCGGCCGCCTGCTGGTGCTGGAGTTCTCCAAGCCGGGCAACCCGCTGCTGGCCAAGGTCTATGACACCTACTCGTTCAGCTTCATGCCGCTTGCCGGCAAGCTGATCACCAACGATGCCGACAGCTACCGCTACCTCGCCGAGTCGATCCGCATGCACCCGGATCAGGAAACGCTCAAGGCGATGATGGTCGACGCCGG